Proteins from a genomic interval of Zingiber officinale cultivar Zhangliang chromosome 1B, Zo_v1.1, whole genome shotgun sequence:
- the LOC122040749 gene encoding uncharacterized protein LOC122040749 translates to MVSGQDKCKELERNEFGQPIGDNSVKYASFLGCMIKEFVPYTLDGWSDIDEEVKDRMWSCLQMTYKVEDWEKKTIFQKLAKLWRDRKSKLQILVREANTSRVASRDLSLLKPEFMDQNQWDLFVQRTLSSTFQEKSARFRAMREKQDHIHTMSRRGYARLTHIMEKTSPMDTKITRSQVWIEGHKRKNGEPSTQAVGEKMKKILECPPESQNTTNIADDAISIVFGNEARGRVRGMGFGVTPSKVGASVQQNGMVQQLQTIVQNVQQQMQEMRQQNQLEMQEMRSMFLQSMRQQNHPEQIASGGICSGIGNEFGSNSDINIGAKKSGDFGHVFQVIIIKLCISESQNCYKNIYD, encoded by the exons ATGGTTAGTGGCCAAGACAAGTGCAAAGAGCTGGAGCGTAATGAGTTTGGTCAGCCGATTGGAGATAATTCAGTGAAGTACGCTTCTTTCCTAGGTTGCATGATAAAGGAATTTGTGCCATATACATTAGAtggatggagtgatattgatgaaGAAGTGAAAGATAGGATGTGGAGTTGCCTTCAG ATGACTTATAAAGTTGAGGATTGGGAAAAgaaaacaatttttcaaaagttagctAAATTGTGGCGTGATAGAAAATCCAAATTGCAAATACTTGTACGAGAAGCTAATACAAGTCGAGTGGCTTCACGAGATCTCAGTTTGTTGAAACCTGAATTTATGGACCAAAATCAGTGGGACTTGTTTGTACAGAGGACATTATCATCTACCTTTCAA GAAAAGAGTGCAAGATTTAGAGCAATGAGGGAAAAACAAGACCACATTCACACAATGAGTCGGAGGGGCTACGCTCGTTTGACTCACATTATG gaAAAGACAAGTCCGATGGATACAAAAATTACGAGATCGCAAGTTTGGATTGAAGGTCACAAGAGAAAAAATGGGGAGCCCAGTACTCAAGCCGTTGGAGAGAAAATG aaaaaaatattagaatgtcCACCCGAATCTCAAAACACAACTAATATTGCTGATGATGCAATTAGCATTGTGTTTGGCAATGAAGCTCGGGGTAGAGTGCGTGGAATGGGTTTTGGAGTAACACCATCAAAAGTTGGAGCTTCAGTGCAACAAAATGGAATGGTTCAACAACTTCAAACTATAGTACAAAATGTTCAACAACAAATGCAGGAAATGAGGCAACAAAATCAActagaaatgcaagaaatgaggtcTATGTTTTTACAAAGTATGAGACAACAAAATCATCCAGAACAG ATTGCTAGTGGTGGTATTTGTAGCGGTATTGGGAATGAATTTGGTAGCAATAGCGATATTAATATTGGTGCCAAAAAAAGTGGTGACTTTGGTCATGTTTTTCAGGTGATTATCATAAAATTATGTATTTCTGAATCACAAAATTgttacaaaaatatatatgattga